A window of Nocardiopsis sp. Huas11 genomic DNA:
GGGCGCGGTGTTGCCCCGCGCTCTGGTGAGGGCCAGGGTGAGGAGGCGGACCGTCCAGCCGCCCTTGCCCTCCATCTTGAAGGGCGGAAGGATCAGGAACGCCATGACCATGGTGAGCATCAGGTGCAGGAGCCGCTGCTGGCGCGCGTCCAGTCCCGCCCAGAGCGCGATGTAGAGCTGGAACCCGGTGAGTCCCACCGCCAGGAGCAGGATCAGGAGCCCGACGGCCGAGGCTCCGCGGCCCGGCCCCCACCGCTTCTCGGCGAGTTGCGTCCAGACGGGGCCCAGGCCCCGGGAGGCCTCGATGCCCTCGACGTCGGGGATCGCGTCGGAGGCTCCGCCTGTCGGTCTGCTCCGGGTCTCGGAGTCGGGGGTCGGCTCAACCATGGTCGTTCCTCAGTTCGTGTGGCCGGTGGCCGGTGCCGGGGAGGTCAGCACCGGGGGTTCGGGGCACCGCTGATCAGCAGGGGCAGGGTCGCCGCCCGAGCGGGGTCCAGGGTGACCCGATGGGCGGCCAGGCACGGGGAGAGCCGGACCTCGGTGCCGTCCGCCACGAGGCGGTGGTCGACGCTCGGCGACCCCACGCGCAGGGCCAGCTCCGTGCCGACGTCGCGGCCCAGGTCGTCGATGACCCACCACTCACCGTCGGCGTAGCCGGTGCCCTCCCCGGGGATCTGTCCCATGCCGGCGCCGAACTGGCGGATGCGCGTGGTCTCGGCCACCAGGCGGCCGTCGCGGAGGACGAGGTCCTCCTCGATCGGCAGGTGGTCGATGGAGTGCACGTAGGTGATGGTGAACCGCTCTCCCTCGGACAGCGGCAGGTAGCCGATGGTGGAGCCCTCGTCGCTCACCCGGAGCACGGGCCACACCGGTAGGAGCAGGGCGCCCAGGGCCGCGGCGGCGATGACGCCGCAGACCCGGGGCACCGTCAGGAGGGATCTCAGGGCTTCAGGTCCTCGGGGATCTCGATGCCCTGCTCCTCGTAGAAGCGCACCGCGCCGGGGTGGACCGGGACGGGGCTGTTCTCGATGGTCTCGGGCACCAGGTAGTCCTCGCCCGGGCCGTACACGGACACGATCTGGTCCATGTGCTCGAACATGGCCGCGGTGATGTCGTAGGCCTGGTCCTCGTTGAACTCGCCGGACACCACGAGCGCGTTCCAGACCGCGATGGTCTCGACGTCCTCGTCGACGTCGGGGTAGGTGCCGCCCGGGATGGTGTGCTCGGTGTAGCCGCCGTAGCCGTTGACGACCGCGGAGCGCTCGTCGTCGCACATCGGGATGATGTGGATGTCCTCGGTGGTGGCGAGCTCCGTGATGCCGGCGTGGCCCTCGCCGACCACCCACGAGCCGGC
This region includes:
- a CDS encoding DUF1850 domain-containing protein yields the protein MPRVCGVIAAAALGALLLPVWPVLRVSDEGSTIGYLPLSEGERFTITYVHSIDHLPIEEDLVLRDGRLVAETTRIRQFGAGMGQIPGEGTGYADGEWWVIDDLGRDVGTELALRVGSPSVDHRLVADGTEVRLSPCLAAHRVTLDPARAATLPLLISGAPNPRC